The following coding sequences lie in one Panicum virgatum strain AP13 chromosome 6N, P.virgatum_v5, whole genome shotgun sequence genomic window:
- the LOC120678822 gene encoding phosphoenolpyruvate/phosphate translocator 2, chloroplastic-like, whose amino-acid sequence MQSAAAFRPCPARPLVGRSPSRPLLPARPIRVSAAGAGAAAASTRCGAAGPRGLGHGLLPVSTDREGKARQRPVACGAVGKAGEAEEESGGFLKTLQLGAFFGLWYLFNIYFNIYNKQVLKVFPYPINITEVQFAVGAAVAVLMWVTGILKRPKISGAQLVAILPLAIVHTMGNLFTNMSLGKVAVSFTHTIKAMEPFFSVVLSAIFLGELPTVWVGLSLLPIVGGVALASLTEASFNWAGFWSAMASNVTFQSRNVLSKKLMVKKEGQESLDNINLFSIITVMSFFLLAPVTFFTEGVKMTPTFLQSAGLNANQVLTRSLLAALCFHAYQQVSYMILAVVSPVTHSVGNCVKRVVVIVTSVLFFRTPVSPINSLGTAIALAGVFLYSQLKRLKPKPKTA is encoded by the exons ATGCAGAGCGCCGCGGCCTTCCGGCCGTGCCCCGCCCGGCCGCTGGTGGGCCGCAGCCCTAGCCGGCCCCTCCTCCCGGCCCGCCCAATCCgcgtctccgccgccggcgccggcgccgctgccgcctccaccAGATGCGGCGCCGCGGGCCCGCGCGGCCTCGGGCACGGCCTGCTGCCGGTCTCGACGGACCGGGAGGGCAAGGCCCGCCAGCGGCCGGTGGCGTGCGGCGCGGTCGGGAAGgccggggaggcggaggaggaaagCGGCGGGTTTCTGAagacgctgcagctcggcgcgTTCTTCGGCCTCTGGTACCTCTTCAACATCTACTTCAACATCTATAACAAGCAG GTTCTCAAGGTTTTCCCATACCCGATAAACATTACAGAAGTTCAATTTGCTGTTGGAGCTGCAGTTGCTGTTTTGATGTGGGTCACTGGTATTCTGAAGAGACCAAAGATTTCTGGAGCGCAG CTTGTAGCCATCCTACCTCTGGCTATTGTCCATACTATGGGCAATCTTTTCACCAACATGAGCCTTGGGAAGGTTGCAGTGTCATTTACACATACCATCAAGGCTATGGAACCTTTCTTTTCTGTTGTTCTTTCTGCAATTTTCCTTGGCGAG TTACCTACTGTTTGGGTAGGACTATCTCTTCTTCCAATTGTTGGTGGTGTAGCATTGGCATCTCTTACTGAGGCATCCTTTAACTG GGCTGGCTTTTGGAGTGCAATGGCTTCAAATGTTACCTTCCAATCTCGCAATGTACTGAGCAAGAAGCTCATGGTTAAGAAAGAG GGCCAGGAATCTTTGGACAATATTAATCTCTTCTCTATCATTACAGTGATGTCCTTTTTCCTATTGGCCCCTGTTACCTTCTTTACAGAAGGCGTCAAAATGACTCCTACATTCTTGCAATCTGCT GGTCTAAATGCAAATCAGGTCCTTACAAGGTCTCTGCTTGCTGCACTGTGCTTCCACGCATATCAACAG GTGTCGTACATGATTCTGGCGGTGGTGTCTCCTGTTACTCATTCTGTGGGCAACTGTGTTAAGCGTGTCGTGGTTATTGTAACATCAGTGCTGTTCTTCAGGACACCTGTTTCTCCTATCAACTCCCTCG GTACCGCGATTGCACTTGCAGGAGTTTTCCTGTACTCACAACTGAAGAGACTCAAGCCCAAGCCGAAGACCGCTTAA